A genomic window from Peromyscus maniculatus bairdii isolate BWxNUB_F1_BW_parent chromosome 1, HU_Pman_BW_mat_3.1, whole genome shotgun sequence includes:
- the Lto1 gene encoding protein LTO1 homolog isoform X1 has protein sequence MAGVRGPEESRAAAVAVEQDMFDAVVMADERFHGEGYQEGYEEGSSLGIVEGRQYGTLHGAKIGSEIGCYHGFALAWKCLLHSGAGEKDSRKMKVVEALITLLQHFPYDDPTYEKLHEDLDRIRGKFRQLCSLLNVQPDFKLLRSSSTKMLRCRSWFRAVGPPCLSHSALDLIPQMPSHVGDTWNCHRQPPTGSCSEVFLSVAESGTTGTCVLTVTPELLVLSDMSCELHRAGLVTVNLTGSGVTSETHLWA, from the exons ATGGCAGGAGTGCGAGGGCCCGAGGAGAGCCGGGCCGCCGCCGTGGCCGTGGAGCAGGACATGTTCGATGCCGTCGTGATGGCGGATGAGAG ATTCCATGGGGAGGGATATCAGGAAGGCTATGAAGAAGGCAGTAGCTTGGGAATCGTTGAAGGAAGGCAGTATGGCACATTACACGGAGCCAAAATTGGATCTGAG ATTGGGTGCTACCATGGGTTTGCTCTTGCGTGGAAATGTCTCCTACACAGTGGTGCTGGCGAGAAAGACAG ccGGAAGATGAAGGTGGTGGAGGCGCTGATCACACTGCTGCAGCACTTCCCCTATGATGACCCCACCTACGAGAAGCTCCATGAAGACCTGGACAGAATCAGAGGGAAGTTCAGACAG CTGTGCTCACTGCTAAACGTGCAGCCCGACTTCAAG CTGCTGCGGTCCTCCAGTACCAAGATGCTGAGGTGTCGATCTTGGTTCAGAGCTGTGGGCCCGCCGTGCCTGTCACATTCCGCCTTGGATTTGATCCCACAG ATGCCATCCCATGTGGGTGACACTTGGAACTGCCATAGACAGCCACCCACGGGAAGCTGTAGTGAAGTGTTCCTGAGTGTGGCAGAGTCAGGCACCACTGGAACCTGTGTCCTCACTGTCACTCCTGAGCTGCTGGTCCTTTCAGACATGTCCTGTGAGCT TCACAGGGCAGGGCTTGTGACGGTCAACTTGACGGGATCTGGAGTCACCtcggagacacacctctgggcatga
- the Lto1 gene encoding protein LTO1 homolog isoform X3: MAGVRGPEESRAAAVAVEQDMFDAVVMADERFHGEGYQEGYEEGSSLGIVEGRQYGTLHGAKIGSEIGCYHGFALAWKCLLHSGAGEKDSRKMKVVEALITLLQHFPYDDPTYEKLHEDLDRIRGKFRQLCSLLNVQPDFKVTARGSGLAF; this comes from the exons ATGGCAGGAGTGCGAGGGCCCGAGGAGAGCCGGGCCGCCGCCGTGGCCGTGGAGCAGGACATGTTCGATGCCGTCGTGATGGCGGATGAGAG ATTCCATGGGGAGGGATATCAGGAAGGCTATGAAGAAGGCAGTAGCTTGGGAATCGTTGAAGGAAGGCAGTATGGCACATTACACGGAGCCAAAATTGGATCTGAG ATTGGGTGCTACCATGGGTTTGCTCTTGCGTGGAAATGTCTCCTACACAGTGGTGCTGGCGAGAAAGACAG ccGGAAGATGAAGGTGGTGGAGGCGCTGATCACACTGCTGCAGCACTTCCCCTATGATGACCCCACCTACGAGAAGCTCCATGAAGACCTGGACAGAATCAGAGGGAAGTTCAGACAG CTGTGCTCACTGCTAAACGTGCAGCCCGACTTCAAGGTAACCGCACGAGGCTCTGGACTTGCGTTTTGA
- the Lto1 gene encoding protein LTO1 homolog isoform X2, which translates to MRDSMGRDIRKAMKKAVAWESLKEGSMAHYTEPKLDLSRKMKVVEALITLLQHFPYDDPTYEKLHEDLDRIRGKFRQLCSLLNVQPDFKLLRSSSTKMLRCRSWFRAVGPPCLSHSALDLIPQMPSHVGDTWNCHRQPPTGSCSEVFLSVAESGTTGTCVLTVTPELLVLSDMSCELHRAGLVTVNLTGSGVTSETHLWA; encoded by the exons ATGAGAG ATTCCATGGGGAGGGATATCAGGAAGGCTATGAAGAAGGCAGTAGCTTGGGAATCGTTGAAGGAAGGCAGTATGGCACATTACACGGAGCCAAAATTGGATCTGAG ccGGAAGATGAAGGTGGTGGAGGCGCTGATCACACTGCTGCAGCACTTCCCCTATGATGACCCCACCTACGAGAAGCTCCATGAAGACCTGGACAGAATCAGAGGGAAGTTCAGACAG CTGTGCTCACTGCTAAACGTGCAGCCCGACTTCAAG CTGCTGCGGTCCTCCAGTACCAAGATGCTGAGGTGTCGATCTTGGTTCAGAGCTGTGGGCCCGCCGTGCCTGTCACATTCCGCCTTGGATTTGATCCCACAG ATGCCATCCCATGTGGGTGACACTTGGAACTGCCATAGACAGCCACCCACGGGAAGCTGTAGTGAAGTGTTCCTGAGTGTGGCAGAGTCAGGCACCACTGGAACCTGTGTCCTCACTGTCACTCCTGAGCTGCTGGTCCTTTCAGACATGTCCTGTGAGCT TCACAGGGCAGGGCTTGTGACGGTCAACTTGACGGGATCTGGAGTCACCtcggagacacacctctgggcatga